The genomic DNA TCCCGTGTGTCCCATCACGACTGCGGTCTGAGTACCCGTGTGCACGAGGGGATACAGGACGTCACCCGAGATGACCTCACCTTTCGGTGTCTCCTGCACGACGCGGTTACCTATGTTTCCGCACGTGAAGATCTTACCCGGAGTCGAGTTGTTCCAAGCAGCGTCCTGTAAGACGCGCGAGTCGGAACAACAGACTGTGACGTAGTCGGGACTCTGGGACTCCTGTACCCCGTCGAAACGCCCCTCGAACTCCTCGACGTGGCTCTGGTTACCTCCGAGTAGCTCGGATATGTCTAGAGTCAAGGTGTCTTCTGTTTAGGTAGCCGTGTCTCCGCCCCTCAGACGTGCTTGGTTATGTAGCCCGCTATCCTGTTACGGACGTCCTTCGACTCGACGTTCGTGAGTTCCTCTACCTTCTCCTTGTTCGTCTCGAAGTCGGCTGTGAACACCTCGGGATACCTGTCGAGGAGTTCTCTTCCGGTTTTCTTGATATAGGCTGGCTTTATCGGCATTCTTGTTACTCTATTCGTACTCGTCTTTGTAAACTATTCGGCTTTGGCTTCCGACGGCTCGTCGCGTCTCAGACGTCGGGTGACGACACCTATACAGACGCTCCCACGAAGCCGCGGAGAAGCTTAGCACCGAGAAGAGACGCCTCTCCGGAGCCGTGTGAGGGACACGCCTCGACGACGTCGAACCCCACGGCGTCAGACGCGACGTGCTCGACAACGTCTCTCACCTCTCGGGGTTCGAGACCGTAGGGCTCGGGTGTTCCGACTCCGGGCGCGTAACCCGGGTCGACAGCGTCGAGATCGACAGAGATGTAGGGTCTGTCGTAGCCTTCGAGAGCCTCCTCGACCGACTCGACGCTGAATCCGTCCGCGGTAACTACTGTGACGTCATCGGCGTCGGCACGTCTGTACTCCTGTCTCGAACCTGCCCTCGCTCCGACCACGACGGCGTCTATTCCCTCCTCCAACGTCCTCCGTGTCACACACGCGTGGCTGTAACGGCTCCCCTCGAACTCGTCCTTGAGGTCGAGATGCGCATCTATCGAGACGAAGACGTCGGGCTGAGTAGCCCTCACTCCCGCGAGAGATACTGTGTGTTCGCCCCCGATAAGAACAGGAGTCTTTCCGTCGTTGACAAAGCCCTCGATGACGTCCGCCGAGAAGCCGACGACCTCCTCGGGCGAGTTCCAGACATCCAAGTCGCCGTAGTCGTGCACGCCGATCTCGTCCAGACCCACACCGTGTCTCGGGAGATAGGGCTCGAATCCGTAAGACGCCTCACGTATCCTCCGGGGACCGAAAGCAGTCCCGCGTCTGAACGAGACCGTGGCTTCGAGTGGAACCCCCGCTATTACGAACTCCGACTCGTCGTACTCGTCGTCGGCGTCGGCGAATGTCATTTCTGAAAAACTCAGCTAACCGATGTCTCGTAGCTAGTTCTCGACTACACGTCTCTGACCCATCCCTTCGAGGAAGGTTATGGTATCACCGTCTTCGACTTCCATCTCCTCGGGAATCTTCATGTCTATCGTGTCGTACGAGTCGAGATCCATGACCTGTACGATGTCCTCGCTTGTCCTCGAAACGACCTGTCCCTCCTTTCTCTCTATTATGGGTACACGGATCTTCGCGTCGACGGGCTGGACGAACTCCCTCTTCTGGTCGTCGAAGACGCCACGTCCCTGGACGCGCGCCTTCGCACTACCGTGCTTTCCGGGCTTAGACGTCGAGATGCTGTTTATGACACACGGCTCGTCGTCGATCATGACATAGCCGCCCTCCTGGAGATCTCTGACCTCTCTCTGTTCAGTTGTCATACTTGTTACTCCTCTCAAAAACCTATAAAACTGTTCAAACGTCTCGCCTTCGTACCCGTAAGCCTTTTTTCGCGTCCGTGAGTCGTCTTAAACATAACATGGATCTCGATGAGTTCGTCGGAGACCTGGTCTCGGACATCTCTGCTGTCTTAGTCTTCACGCCCGCGAAGATAGACGTCGAACAGGAGACAGACGTCGACGTCGTGAAGGTGGGCGACGACGGAGACGTCGAGCTTCCACTCGACTTCGACAGGCTCGAAGACAGACTGAGGTTCGGGATAGGAGGCTGTCTCGAGGAGGGACACGTCGATGAGGGCGACTACGTCGTCTGTGTCGACGGAGTCTTCGGAACCACTGATACGGTCACACGCGTCGAGGCTACTGAGTCGATGCAGACGGGTCTCTACGGTCTCTTCATGAACTCGAAGCCCGACCCGAGCGTCATAAGAGACGTCATAGATCTCGCAGTAGAGCTCGGAAAGAAGGGTCAGAAGGGAGAGCCAGTGGGCGCGCTCTTCGTGATAGGCGACGCGGGTAAGGTTATGTCAAAGTCACGTCCTCTGTCGTACAACCCGTTCGAGAAGTCACACGTACACGTCGGCGATCCCATAGTCGACGTGATGCTCAAGGAGTTCTCACGTCTCGACGGTGCCTTCGTGATCTCCGACTCGGGTAAGATCGTGAGTGCCTACCGTTACCTCGAAGCCGACGCCGAGGGGATAGATATACCGAAGGGTCTCGGGACACGCCACATGGCGGCGGCTTCCGTAACACGTGACACCAACGCCATCTCGGTTGTCCTCAGCGAGAGCGACAGGTTAGTAAGAGTCTTCAAGGGAGGCGACCTGGTTCTCGAATTAGACCCTGAGGAGTACTGATACGATGTCACCCGCACCTATCCAGATAGTCTCCGACGAGATGCTCAGACTCCTCGAGATCAGAGCCGTCGACGCCGCCGTAGTCGTAGTTATAAGCTTGATTCTCGGATACACCGTCGAACGTCTCCTTCTACGTATCGGATGTAGGTTCGGAGTCGACGACTTCGCAGAGGGAACCTCGTTCGAGAGAAGCATGCAGTCGTTAGGGATGGGAACCGTTGAGGTCATAGCTAGGTCGGTCGCGTGGTTCATCTACTTAGGAGGCGTCGTAACAGCGATAGAGATACTACAGCTTCAGGGTCTTCTCACCGACGTCCTCCTCCCCATCTCGGTTCTGATACCACGTCTCTTCGTCGCTGTTCTGATACTCGTCGTCGGCGCGGTAGTCGGCGACAAGGCGGAGACACTCGTCACAGAGAAGCTAGAAGACGTCAAGCTTCCCGAGGTCTCCTTCATACCGTCGTACGTCAAGTACACCGTCTTCTTCGTCGCGTCTCTTATGGCTCTGAGTCAGATAGGCGTCTCGACGACTGCACTCTACATACTCCTCGCGTCTTACCTCTTCGGCGTGATACTCTTCGTCGCTGTCGCGACCCGTTCACTTCTCAGGTCGGCGGCGAGCGGTATCTACCTCCTACTCACACAGCCCTACCAGATAGGTGACACAGTACACGTCGGCGAGGTCGAGGGCGTCGTACAGGAGATAGACACATTCACGACACGTATAGACGACGGAGGAAACGAGTACGTGATCCCCAACTACAAGGTCTTCGAGGAAGGAGTAGCGCGCGAGGTGGACTGACGGAATGAGGCTCGACGACGCCATAGACTGCGCCGACTGTGGAGTCGAGAGAAGTCTCCGTGACTGGATCCACGACGACGGAGTCTGTGACAGCTGTGGCTGTCGCCACGTCTTCTCACGTATTCACGCCGCTCTGAGGTCAGCTACCGACGGAGAACTCGAAGGCTGGAGCCTCGAAGAAGTCGTCGAGGAGTTCGGACTCTCCGACGACGAAGCCGTCAGCCTACTCGTCGCACTCGGTGTCTCCCACTCCGCCGCCGTAGACATCGAGAGGACATATCTCGGTGACTGGCCCAGGTCGGAGTGGAGACGTCTCATAGGAAGGACGCGTGAGAGCGAGAGGGAGGACAGACGTGAGACGCGCGAGAAGCTGGAGGAGTACGGAATCGAGACCGAGCTCTGACCCAACACTTATGACCGTATGAACATATATTCATTCGATGGAGTCAGAGCCCCAACACGAACGTCTGAGCCGTTATATCGAGTCGTGTCGTGACGACGTCTGTGACGCCGATGTCGGAGAGAGACTCGAAGAGCTTGAGAGACTCTCTGAGTCTGCCGAGGACAGAACCGATCCCGACGACCTAAATGCACTCTCGACACTCGGAAACCCGACGCGTCACCGTATACTCCGTCTCCTAGACGAGTCGGACGGCGACCTCTGTGTCTGTGAGATTGAGCCCGTAGTCGACGTGAGTCAGAGCGGTGTGAGCCACGCACTCTCGGATCTCACAGACGCGGGTCTCGTCGAGAGAAGACGTGAGGGAAGATGGCGTTTCTACACAGCCACCCGGCTTGGGGAGTCGCTTCTCGGAGCCCTTGACAGTGAGGCTGAGAGATGAGCGACAGCCTAAACATACTCGACCGTTACCTGACCCTCTGGATAGGTCTCGCTATGGTAGCCGGGGTCGGAATAGGACGTCTCTTCCCGGGGGTCGCCGACCTCCTAAACGCCGTGACGTGGCACGGCACGAGCCTTCCGATAGCCATCGGTCTCTTCGTGATGATCTATCCCATAATGGCGGAGATAGAGTACGGACGAGTACCTCTCGTGACGCGTAAGTCGAGACGTGAGATAGGTCTGACACTCACGTTCAACTGGCTGATAGCTCCTTTCGTCATGTACGGTCTCGCCACCTACTTCCTCTCGGGATATCCCGACTTCGCCACGGGTCTCATAATAGTCGGAATAGCACCGTGTATAGCGATGGTTCTCGTCTGGAACGACCTAGCCTCTGGAAACCAGGAGATGTGTGCGGTCTGTGTGGGTGTCAACAGCCTTCTCCAGATACTTCTGTTCGTGCCCTATGCCTTCCTCTTCCTCAGGTTTCTCCACGACACCGCCGTCGACGTAACCGTCTCACTCATAGCCCAGACGGTGTTCGTCTTTCTCGGACTTCCGCTCACCCTCGGATACCTCACACAGAAAGTCGCTTTCCGAAGGATCGGCAGACGTGCCTACTACGAGAAGGTGGTTCCACGTATCAGCCCCCTCGGTCTCCTCGGGCTTCTCTTCACGGTAGTAGTCATGTTCGCACTCAAGGGCGAGTACATAGTCAGACATCCGGGTGAGATAGGTCTGATAGCTCTACCCCTCCTGATATTCTTCGTCGGAATCTGGGGCATCGCATACCTCGTGAGTGCCGCACTCGACTTCGACTACACCGAGAGTGTGAGTGTCGCCTTCACGGCGTCTTCGAACAACTTCGAGCTAGCGATAGCGGTTGCGGTCGCAGTATTCGGAATAGGATCGAACGTCGCCCTCGCGACGGTCGTAGGACCCCTGATCGAGGTTCCCGTGATGCTGGGTCTCGTCCGTGTCGCTCTCGCGACGAAAGACCGTCTCTTCGACGACGACGAAACCGGGGTGATCAGCGTTGTCGGATAAG from Candidatus Afararchaeum irisae includes the following:
- a CDS encoding metalloregulator ArsR/SmtB family transcription factor, which gives rise to MESEPQHERLSRYIESCRDDVCDADVGERLEELERLSESAEDRTDPDDLNALSTLGNPTRHRILRLLDESDGDLCVCEIEPVVDVSQSGVSHALSDLTDAGLVERRREGRWRFYTATRLGESLLGALDSEAER
- a CDS encoding 30S ribosomal protein S17e, coding for MPIKPAYIKKTGRELLDRYPEVFTADFETNKEKVEELTNVESKDVRNRIAGYITKHV
- the speB gene encoding agmatinase; this translates as MTFADADDEYDESEFVIAGVPLEATVSFRRGTAFGPRRIREASYGFEPYLPRHGVGLDEIGVHDYGDLDVWNSPEEVVGFSADVIEGFVNDGKTPVLIGGEHTVSLAGVRATQPDVFVSIDAHLDLKDEFEGSRYSHACVTRRTLEEGIDAVVVGARAGSRQEYRRADADDVTVVTADGFSVESVEEALEGYDRPYISVDLDAVDPGYAPGVGTPEPYGLEPREVRDVVEHVASDAVGFDVVEACPSHGSGEASLLGAKLLRGFVGASV
- the arsB gene encoding ACR3 family arsenite efflux transporter — its product is MSDSLNILDRYLTLWIGLAMVAGVGIGRLFPGVADLLNAVTWHGTSLPIAIGLFVMIYPIMAEIEYGRVPLVTRKSRREIGLTLTFNWLIAPFVMYGLATYFLSGYPDFATGLIIVGIAPCIAMVLVWNDLASGNQEMCAVCVGVNSLLQILLFVPYAFLFLRFLHDTAVDVTVSLIAQTVFVFLGLPLTLGYLTQKVAFRRIGRRAYYEKVVPRISPLGLLGLLFTVVVMFALKGEYIVRHPGEIGLIALPLLIFFVGIWGIAYLVSAALDFDYTESVSVAFTASSNNFELAIAVAVAVFGIGSNVALATVVGPLIEVPVMLGLVRVALATKDRLFDDDETGVISVVG
- a CDS encoding translation initiation factor IF-5A — its product is MTTEQREVRDLQEGGYVMIDDEPCVINSISTSKPGKHGSAKARVQGRGVFDDQKREFVQPVDAKIRVPIIERKEGQVVSRTSEDIVQVMDLDSYDTIDMKIPEEMEVEDGDTITFLEGMGQRRVVEN
- a CDS encoding diadenylate cyclase domain-containing protein, whose product is MDLDEFVGDLVSDISAVLVFTPAKIDVEQETDVDVVKVGDDGDVELPLDFDRLEDRLRFGIGGCLEEGHVDEGDYVVCVDGVFGTTDTVTRVEATESMQTGLYGLFMNSKPDPSVIRDVIDLAVELGKKGQKGEPVGALFVIGDAGKVMSKSRPLSYNPFEKSHVHVGDPIVDVMLKEFSRLDGAFVISDSGKIVSAYRYLEADAEGIDIPKGLGTRHMAAASVTRDTNAISVVLSESDRLVRVFKGGDLVLELDPEEY
- a CDS encoding mechanosensitive ion channel, with translation MSPAPIQIVSDEMLRLLEIRAVDAAVVVVISLILGYTVERLLLRIGCRFGVDDFAEGTSFERSMQSLGMGTVEVIARSVAWFIYLGGVVTAIEILQLQGLLTDVLLPISVLIPRLFVAVLILVVGAVVGDKAETLVTEKLEDVKLPEVSFIPSYVKYTVFFVASLMALSQIGVSTTALYILLASYLFGVILFVAVATRSLLRSAASGIYLLLTQPYQIGDTVHVGEVEGVVQEIDTFTTRIDDGGNEYVIPNYKVFEEGVAREVD